The proteins below come from a single Juglans regia cultivar Chandler chromosome 12, Walnut 2.0, whole genome shotgun sequence genomic window:
- the LOC108998232 gene encoding mitogen-activated protein kinase kinase kinase 18-like — translation MKTKAEESNCCHGGSWVRGPLIGKGSFGSVFLATSKKPRSRFACFPSSMAVKSAEVSVSCSLQKEKEVLDNVRGCPYIIGCFGEETTTQENGEMVYNLLLEYASGGTLADSIEKSDGFWLPESDVKRYTRSILKGLIHIHDCGYVHCDIKPENVLLVPNATSGGGNFVAKIGDLGLAKRSSAQRKKKRKLDLNLYLRGTPLYISPETVMESVQEPPSDIWALGCVVCKMLTGKSPWDGAEEMNTEDLLRLIGDEHELPKIPTGISEEARDFLKACLVRKPMYRFTAEMLMDHQFLAGVGYHDPEVKDEALLAVRDEKLVSTPTDSELTDSSVSGDWLLLSDDSSYCSSWPEEDEDLEVQCHGRSDKNESFASSLNCLASTVPIGALAMAEQIVV, via the coding sequence atgaagacaaaGGCAGAGGAGAGTAATTGTTGTCATGGAGGAAGTTGGGTGAGAGGGCCACTGATCGGTAAAGGAAGTTTTGGGTCCGTGTTTCTTGCCACTTCAAAGAAACCGAGATCACGGTTTGCTTGTTTCCCGTCCTCCATGGCTGTGAAATCCGCAGAGGTATCCGTTTCATGTTCGCTTCAGAAGGAGAAAGAGGTTCTAGACAACGTTAGAGGCTGCCCATATATCATTGGCTGCTTTGGGGAAGAGACTACTACCCAAGAAAACGGTGAGATGGTTTACAATTTGTTATTGGAGTATGCTTCTGGAGGAACCCTAGCAGATTCAATCGAGAAATCCGATGGTTTTTGGTTGCCCGAATCCGATGTTAAGCGCTATACAAGGTCGATTCTCAAAGGGCTTATTCACATTCATGACTGCGGTTACGTACACTGCGATATAAAGCCCGAGAATGTTCTACTCGTGCCCAATGCTACTTCTGGTGGTGGTAATTTTGTGGCAAAGATTGGGGATTTGGGGTTAGCGAAGAGGTCGTCCGcacagagaaagaagaagaggaagttgGACTTGAATCTTTACTTGAGAGGCACGCCACTGTATATATCACCTGAAACGGTAATGGAGAGTGTGCAGGAGCCTCCATCCGACATCTGGGCTCTGGGGTGTGTCGTTTGTAAGATGCTTACTGGGAAATCCCCTTGGGATGGGGCGGAAGAGATGAACACGGAAGATCTTTTGCGTTTGATTGGTGATGAGCATGAATTGCCTAAAATTCCAACTGGGATTTCTGAGGAAGCAAGGGATTTCTTGAAGGCGTGTCTTGTGAGGAAACCCATGTATAGATTCACGGCTGAGATGTTAATGGATCATCAGTTTCTGGCCGGTGTGGGCTATCATGATCCTGAAGTGAAGGATGAAGCATTGCTGGCTGTTCGGGATGAAAAACTAGTGTCTACTCCGACTGATTCTGAGCTTACTGATTCATCTGTTTCGGGTGATTGGCTCTTGTTGTCCGATGACTCTTCGTACTGCAGTTCTTGGcccgaagaagatgaagacttgGAAGTGCAATGCCATGGAAGATCTGATAAAAATGAGTCTTTTGCAAGTTCTTTGAACTGCCTCGCTTCAACCGTACCTATTGGAGCTTTAGCAATGGCTGAACAAATAGTTgtgtga
- the LOC108998257 gene encoding uncharacterized protein LOC108998257, with amino-acid sequence MGLWHKFLFPHHPVKPPKTGAGLLKLHNDVQSCEYQDVHVMWEMLRKSESGPPRGRQCHPKRKQRPFWRLFLWSNNHNAASSLSADQAN; translated from the exons ATGGGTTTGTGGCACAAGTTTCTTTTCCCTCATCATCCTGTCAAGCCTCCCAAAACTG GTGCTGGGCTTTTGAAGCTTCACAATGATGTACAAAGCTGTGAATATCAGGATGTCCATGTGATGTGGGAAATGCTGAGGAAATCAGAATCAGGGCCACCAAGAGGTCGCCAATGCCATCCCAAGCGCAAGCAAAGGCCCTTTTGGAGGCTCTTTCTGTGGTCTAACAACCATAATGCAGCCTCATCCTTGTCTGCTGATCAAGCTAATTAA